In Desulfosediminicola ganghwensis, a single window of DNA contains:
- a CDS encoding DDE-type integrase/transposase/recombinase, which produces MRKGFVYLFAIIDWYSRKIIDWELSTTLGTEFCPRCLKRAVIKQGVPEIFNTDQGCQFTSEKWASQLKEYGVAISMNGKGRWIDNAIIERF; this is translated from the coding sequence ATGAGAAAAGGTTTTGTGTATCTCTTTGCCATAATTGACTGGTATTCGCGAAAGATAATCGATTGGGAATTATCCACAACACTGGGTACGGAATTTTGTCCACGTTGTCTCAAGCGAGCGGTAATCAAACAAGGAGTACCGGAAATATTCAACACAGACCAGGGTTGCCAATTCACCTCAGAGAAGTGGGCGTCCCAGTTGAAAGAGTATGGAGTTGCCATCAGCATGAATGGTAAAGGTCGCTGGATTGACAATGCGATAAT
- a CDS encoding IS3 family transposase codes for MRLIDRIHLADPTIGPKRMSKYFRRVTGIRIGRKRVLRLMGIEAIYPRRQATIPGKSSYIYPISHRKLVDSTAQPGMGRRYHLGANEKRFCVSLCHN; via the coding sequence ATGAGGCTGATTGACAGGATTCACCTTGCGGATCCTACAATAGGACCCAAGCGGATGAGCAAGTACTTTCGCCGGGTAACGGGTATCAGAATAGGTCGGAAGCGGGTACTGCGTCTCATGGGTATTGAGGCGATTTACCCTCGTAGACAGGCAACTATTCCAGGCAAATCATCTTACATATACCCCATATCTCATAGGAAGCTTGTCGATAGTACGGCCCAACCAGGTATGGGCCGAAGATATCACCTAGGTGCCAATGAGAAAAGGTTTTGTGTATCTCTTTGCCATAATTGA
- a CDS encoding transposase — protein sequence MKRKRRKHTAEFKAKVALEAIQGLKNQSEIAKDFEIHPVIVGKWRNELFERMPELFPN from the coding sequence ATGAAAAGGAAAAGACGAAAACATACAGCAGAGTTTAAGGCCAAGGTTGCCCTTGAAGCCATCCAAGGGCTAAAAAACCAGAGTGAGATTGCCAAAGATTTCGAGATCCACCCGGTAATTGTCGGGAAATGGAGGAACGAGTTGTTTGAGCGTATGCCGGAACTGTTTCCCAACTAA